Proteins encoded in a region of the Bacillus sp. SM2101 genome:
- a CDS encoding collagen-like protein, with translation MNDKNCTCRVVPPPAQGAQGPPGKQGAQGPMGNPGTPGSALGICGLFNTSATPIAVNNITQTVLLTDSSQPCTGGFINNDANNPNAIILPANGFYQITYGMICLVEGGNPDIGRDGQLLGFKIYNGTSLFDESSTIIDNTPDNASDLGIPISKTFLYNGMMGEPITIQVSDLINEVPNLTPTYFRPYLTIIRYT, from the coding sequence ATGAATGATAAAAATTGTACATGTAGAGTAGTTCCACCACCAGCTCAAGGTGCACAAGGACCACCTGGGAAGCAGGGTGCACAAGGACCAATGGGTAATCCAGGAACACCTGGTAGTGCACTAGGTATTTGCGGTCTTTTTAACACATCCGCTACGCCTATTGCAGTAAATAATATAACACAAACAGTGCTGCTTACTGATTCAAGTCAACCATGTACGGGTGGCTTTATAAATAATGATGCTAATAATCCAAACGCAATCATTCTTCCTGCGAATGGCTTTTATCAAATCACATACGGCATGATTTGTCTAGTAGAAGGCGGTAATCCTGATATTGGGAGAGATGGGCAACTACTTGGATTTAAAATCTATAATGGAACAAGCTTGTTTGATGAATCTAGTACAATTATAGACAATACACCTGACAACGCCTCTGATCTAGGTATACCAATATCTAAAACTTTTCTTTATAACGGGATGATGGGAGAACCTATTACTATACAGGTATCCGACCTTATCAATGAAGTTCCTAATTTAACACCAACTT